Within the Takifugu flavidus isolate HTHZ2018 chromosome 20, ASM371156v2, whole genome shotgun sequence genome, the region CCTTTGGAGGAGTCGTCGTAACCAATATGCTTGATTGCATCCCTGACAATCTTCTGATAGTCAACAACAGCCCTGGAGGTGATTTCCCCCACCAGCAGGATCATCCCCGTCTTAGCGACCGTCTCTGAGGACACGAGGACGGGCAGGGATGAGGACAGGGTGACAAACAGATCAATAAACACACGGAGACAGTCATCGAACGCTGTGGAGACAACGTAACCTGAAAAATAGAAACCCGTATAACTCGCAAAGCCAACGTGTCACAACAGGACAAAATATCTTTGTTTCCACGCCAACACGCATCGACGTCACGTTGGAGCTCGGCAGCAACCGTCACAAACAAGCGTACGATCAAAAGGCTGCGTGTCGAGATAAGTGGGGAAGGAGCGGTGTCCCGGTGGGCCGCACTCTCGGCAGCACTTTGATGACCAGAGACGACAGAAAGAGGGGGAATTATTTTCCTAAAGAAAAGATAAATCAGACCGGATGTCTGATGTCGGCTCATTCAGGAGTGGGGTCCATCAAAGTCCTCTCGGAAAGACAAATAAGCAGGAAGATTatgaacaaataaaagcaaTCAAGTGTAATTTAAAGTGCCTGAAAGAAATGAAACCATCTCCTACCACATGCTACTTTAGCGTTGGGGTCTTGCTCCAGATGTGCGTCCAACACGGCATCGCTGATCTGGTCACAAATCTTGtctgcagagaaaaacattgttttttttggtaaataaTTAGATCGGGCAAAAATGTAATAAGGTTCATTATGCGGTTTTTACTGAACAGACTGTTAGAAGCCAAGTAACCTTACATTTGCGTGCACCTGAATGTAAAAACCTGCGCGTCCCCGTAGAACCTTAAAGTACTTAAACTGATGACTGGTGTGGCAGCATTCCACGTGTCTTACAGAATACACGCAAAACAAGTACAGATTTGCTTAAAGGCCCCACAACCAATTAGTAAATGGCTGAGACTAGATTACCCCAAGATCAGCAGCCCCTGCCGCTCCCTGCCTAAAGTTAGGATCAGTATAAGCCTATTACCTGTTGAAAGGCAGCGACCCCACTTAAATGGGGAGAAACAGCAACGTGCTAGAAAAGAAACCGATGACATCTGTGCAGATACAATGGGTTAAATACAGAGAAATCACCTGTCGGTCCAACACTGGAGCGCTTTGAGGCGATTTATCATTTTAGTCACAAAGGGAAACCAAAACTGCAGTCAATGAAACTAAAACTTACAGATTGTATAGTGTGTTGTGTCGGTATAAACTGGCAGACAACCAGTCCATATTATTGGTACTTTAGAAGTAGTCCTAACTACCTGTATGCGTTTGGAACAAGCCTTCCAAGGTGgtttgactgactgattgactgtTTAGATTAACCAACCTATAGAGTCTTTCatatgcagcagctgcagaacgaCCTCAGGACCTCTGAGGACCTCTGACGTGCGTCTGATCGGGGCTAATTAAAGTGAAACCGAGCACACGGGGCAGCAGCGcagacccgacccgacccgacccgacccgaccctaCCTGGGTGTCCTTCTCCAACTGACTCCGAGGTGAAGAGGAAGTAGTCTTCATCAGTCGGCGAGGTGTCCACGAAAGGGTTCGGCTGGCCGCTCATTTTGTGTTGGTGCGGTTTGCGGCGAATTAATTAGCTGGTAGGCTAATATTAGCTGTCAAGGTGcaggctctctctccctcaccgtCCACTGGAGCGGCACGCAGGTGGACCGAACCGAACAGGCCTGTTCGCGGCTTCGGGACCCCGGCGATATAGAAAGTGTTCGGCCGAGCCGTTTATTTATGTGGCAGAACTCCCAGTTTGGTGAATTCCAGCCATGACTGTCAGCCAATGTTGTTGTTGAGCACCAAACACGTGGGcggtggtgggcgtggcctagcATCAAACTGAAACCACCGGAAGCCGACAGCCGACAGCAAAccagtcattcattcatttaacgCCTTCAAAAGAGGCGAAACGTCAGTTTAATTTGAAAACAGATTATTTACTGTCTTTGACAtaggtcattttttaaaattgtgtaaaaaaaaattggaaagtTACGTTTGTTGTGTATTAGTTACTTGATATTTACTTTGAGTTTCAGCTGTACCTTCTTgcacttttaattaaaaactgttTAATGCACCCTTGCAGTTCACCCCAAGATCAGCAAAGAAATCTAATCatccattaaaaatgtaataattcCACCAGCTTCTTGTGACCTGTACCCTGGCAGTTTAAAAAATGTTCCCCATAtcttttctttgctgtttgGATAAATTCTTGCTTAATTTGTGACACATAGGTTGTGTTAGTGGTTGGCTTTATGCTGTCAAAACATTGCATAAACATCAAGTCTTTCAGATCTACAGAACAGGAACTTTATTCACAAAGCTACCAAGATAAGACAACATTTTATGAGATGAGTTGCTGTCCTAGTCACACACGTTGTCAGTAGGGTTCTTAATAACTCTTGTGATAAAGCGCTCATGTCTATGCtaaacacagaacattttatGAATGGTCAGGGCTCTCATAAATTTGAACCTTTTCACCATCACCAGCCACACCTGACATTTACCAAGCCTGAGAATTTATTGTTATGTATCATAAATCAAGTAATCAATGGGAGTGTGACGCACTCCAGTTAttaagacagaaaacaaatgcaGGTAAATATCGGCCAATCAGAAAATAGCACTGCTGTATCCAAGTAAGATACAGTTAGACCACAGGGACGCAAATGGAAGGGGCGCCTTATCAAGGGGGGTATCGTATTTCATTTGCTCTGTTTAGCGAAAACTGCACAACATACTAGTGTTATATTAGAGGGGAaaccatttctgttttttttttccaatatacAGCCCTTacccaaacacaaatgtgcacaaacacactgagtTATGAAACCAACAAGAGATAATGTCTTCTTACATTAAGCTGACTCTGTCCACCCATTTTCTGTTTGATTCTATTCCATCCTTATCAGGGTCAAGGCTGTTCCTGGAGCTGGTGCTCTGTcattaaaggggggggggcaggactcAGCAGACATCAGGAAATGGCTgggaatcaaacccagaaccttctttgCTCTGAGGTCACTCATCCCACCACTGTAACATCTTTACTCTGACCTCCATCTGACATTCACTGCTGTTGAAATGTAATATCACATTATGAGGTCTATAAAAGCGCTTGTCTGAGGTCAAATGCAGGAATTGAAATGATGCCCCCTGCTGTCATTTTGCTCGTCTAGTACTGCAAACTAAACAGTTGGTGTTGACATTCTATATGTTGTTAATTTCTCCCGTCTTCCCCATCTGCTTGACCCCTGGCGGGCTAACCTGTGCTGGTCGGTGTTCACCTACTAGGGCAGCAATCAGGGCTTCAGGGGCGGTCACACCGCTGCCCGGAGACACGGGACTGCGGGGGCTGAGAGTGGGTGACTGCACAGCATCGGGGGAGATGAGCCGCTCTTTTTTGGCGGCGGAGCACGGCGAGCGGCTGCGAGCCTCATTCTCTTTGGAGCGAGGCGAGAGGCTGAGGCCCTGCAGCGCAGGCAGGGGGTTGGAGGGGAGGGCAGGGACAGCAGGGCTGCGGCTGCGGCGGTGGCGGTGGTGATGATGTTTACCGGTTTTGGGGCTCGGGCTGCGCGAGTTTGGGGCCAGCAGAACTAGAGTGCTGTCATCTTCTGAGCTGTCGTCTGAGCTGTCGGAGCGACAGGCTGTTGGACTGTGCAGTGGAACCCTGATCTGAACAGAGAGGCCACAAATATAGCATATAAAACACATCATTTCATTTAGTGAAAGCATTTTAAAGTAGACGTCATTCACTCTATTATATTTCTCACCAGAACTGGTGCCGACAGCCCAACAATACTGTTAAGGCTATTGCTGTAATAGCCCAGTATATATTCGCAGTCATCTCGCGGTAAATCCTCCTCTGAAAACGTCACCTGCCAAACAAAGAGAGTGAAAGCATTTAACAGTGACTTTCGGTGAGACTCAAATAGCACAAATGTATTTTAGCGACTACCtgtgcagcaggttctccctTGGCCCATGTGTAGGCTTGGTAATCTTTGTGATGTCTGAATCCGACCTGCGTGGAAGCGGCACGTGGCTTTAAACAAGGACAGGGCGGAACCGGTCAAAGAGGGAATCATTTGAAGATTACCTTGTATATTGCTACCCAGTCCCATGAACTGCGCTGATATGTTGATGCAACAGTAAATCTGACAGTAGCATCTGAGACTTTATACCACTCCTTGTTCACTTGGAGCTCCACTAGGGGGGTGTCCACCCTAAATGGGAACTAAAATACAGAGCGTACCCATCACATCTATGTATACATATATTTCACACGCTGTAAATCTGCATTAAGGTCAAGAGATGTGTAAAAAAATTAATTTACATGCAGTGAAAACGATGCAGAAACAGGCTTATGGTCACTGATGGTGTAGCCCATGTGACTTCTGTACAAGTGCTGCGTGACTTTAGTGGCACCACCCAACCAGGAGGTGAGACCACGTTGCAGCGCTGCATTGTGGGTAGGAACAGGGGAGCCCGTCCGTCGAAGTCGCCAGAGGATGCGATCCGTCCACGCAGGTTTCCTCTTTTTAGCActgagaggagagcgagaagaCCAGATTTCCACTGTTAGGAATGATGCTCCACATTTCGGAGGACGGAGGCAGGACACACCTGGTGTCGTATGTATGGGTGCCCACGTCAAACTTGTACGTAGGGGGGAAGCTGAGCTGGCCCTCGTTGAAGCCTTCAAGGATGGGCTCTGTGATTTTAGCCATGTTGAGCTGTGGAGAACAGAAGGTTGCAGGAGACAGAGACGATCAATCCGATTAAAGTGCAACCGTCTCACCTGGTCTCGCTCCCACAGCAGAGGCAGCTTATTGCTGTCGATGGCACATTTGACCACGTGGATGTCGTAGTCTTCGATGCGGAAATTCAAATCTCCGAACCAAAAGACAACACTGCGGGAAAGCAACACAAGGACTTTAAAGTGGCACGGATTGATGTGCGTGTCCTGACAAAACTGTGACTAATTCATCCCTCATGTCAAAAAGCGGCTAAAAAAGTTCATATGAAAGAACAGAACGTTTAATTTCACTTGTGGGTTCTGGAAGATTCATCACTTCACATCTGTGGGACTGATGTTACCCACTCGTGGTCCAGCACGCCACTCGCAGCGCCGccatcaaactgctgctgttgcaggatGCTCTCAAAATCTTCCATCCGCTGCTCCAGGTTCCTCATGTGAGCTGGAAGGTGACAGTTCAGAAAGCACACCGGGTGGCCGAACACTGTCATTCTCGCACTGACGCCTCCTTTATTGCCCTTTTAGTGACAGCAAACAGAGAAGCGGACCCTTATTAAAGTGGGAAAACAAGTTGATGCACCCTCAACCAATAATCCTGCCTAATATTAATGTGTAAatagatgctttttttttcatgtttggtGGTAATCCTGTTCAACAACAGGAGGAATCAATAATACGTGATGGGCGACATCCGTCGGGTTCATAATTTAATCACGGCGTTGATGCTCCTGAGCCACAGAAGCAGACAGCCagacagcctgctgctgcactgacctCAAAGAGAAGGAGACTGCACCATAgccgcagcagcggcggcggcggcggcagctggGGATGATGCTGACACCACATGGGAAGGTCACAAAGCGACACATACACCCAGACGTGCTTCAGCCGACAGCGGGGCGTACACGCACCGCCTCGACACGCCACCCTCTGCCGACGCCACAAATTTCGCAGCGCAAACGATCTGACAAGTCCGAGTCACTGAGTCGATGCACAGCACGTACCCAACACCCTCCCAGACCCGTCCGTGTGCTCTGTGTCTGCACGCCTCGGAGGAATGGAAGGTGGCGGTATTTagagaaaaccagcagcagcacccctTGCATACGTTGGGATGCCACCTAAATGAGCAGGAAGAGACAGCGGTAGCTCAGTGGTGGATGGTGGCAGAATGCAGGGTTAAAGCAGAGCATGTGCCTCACTCTATACTGACCAGAACATATCCAGATGGACTGAGTGTGTCCATGCAAAGCTCACTCCACTGGTCTGAAAAAAGGACATCCTTCAGCCGCTTATTTATCATGGAGTTGACTTCCTGGAATCTGCGCAGAGAAGCAGCATTAACAGTTGAATATTTCAGTCAGACAGGCACTGATTTGTGACAGGAGgagcaaaataaacacagatgacTGAGTGGGCACGTGCATCTGTGCATCTGGCGCCGCCAAGTTTGCGAGGGAATAGTTGCTTACCCGATGACAAACATGTCAACGTTCCCCTCAGAAACACTCGGTCCAAACAGAGAGGCGATGTCTTCGGGCGGAACAGCTGAACCCACGTTCCACGTGACAATGTGCACCCTGCAAAAGGACAGGAATCAGGGAAATACTGCATTCGCTCCAAGTTCCACTGCAGAATCAAAGAGGACATAATCTGTGATGTAATCCTCTGGTGATCAGCACTGTTGCTGcttagagggggaaaaaagcacaatTAAGCACCCCACTGAtgactcaggtgtgtgtgtgtgtgtgtgtgtgtgtgtgtgtgtttgttaccaGCCTACGAGGTCACAATACCAAAAAGATTTTGGTTGGCGTATCCTCCCACTCCACACCCCCAATGGACACTTAATATAGTTGCTAACTCTAACTAAAATACTTTTAGTCGCATACGTCCATGACCGAAACACATTCAACAGCCAttcagaataaattaaacaaTGATTCCTGACCAGAGGGGAGATTTATCAATCAAGATCAACCTAAATATATCATGATCGTAGCAGGTCAGGGCCCAGAGAGCAGCGATGGTCGatgttttagcatttagcagatCACAGGCTACACAACGGTGGATCCACGTGGATCCTCGTGGATTTGTGAGGACTATATCTTAAAAATTGCTATTACAATACTAgatccacaaaaaaaaaatcacataaataTGTTTATGTTCGTCAGTCTGTCCTGTCTGTTCCTGTCTTCACCTCTACTACCGATCCCCACGACCGGTGTGTGAAGACGTACGGTCGCACCTGAACGAGCAGGCGAGTCAGACTGGCTCTTCCTGCAGGTTGGTTCGCCCCAGCGGGGGCAACTATGACTCAGCCTTCTGTTACTCATCATAAAACAGGAGGGCTGATGTGTTGTAGGTAAATTACTTCAACGGTaaaatcactttaaaatgtCCTCCTGAATTTGCAAGATCATATTTGCTACATTTCTCCACCGTGTCCTATTTTTCCAAGCTTTACTGATCAGATCTGTTCCAACGTCTCCTCGCAGATGAGTCGCTCACCTGAAATCGTTGGTCTCCCCTGACCTGTCGGACTGGACCTGTGCTGGGCTCTCTGGGGAGACTTTCCGCTGTTGCTGGGGACTGAGGCTGGGTGGGGGGCTGAGGGTCGCAGTGGGACTCAGATAAGGCTGACTGGTGGGAGTCTGGGGGCTGTGGAGGCCCAGGGGTCTgctcagagggagagaggtctCTGTTGGGGAATGTGGTAGGACGGTGGAACCCTGAGGTCCTGGGATGCACGGTGGGACGGAGCGCTTTTCCTTCGGAGGGTCCACAGAGGACCTGGTGACCTTCGGAGCAGGTTTGGTTCCAAGAGCCGTGGGCCGGGGTCGACTTATGCTCGCCAGGGCTGCTGGAGCGGAACCGGTCTTCGGCTGATCTGCCTGTTGATGCGTTAACTTCAGGGATTCAACTGCAACCTGATTGGGACTCGATTCAGCCTGGAGGCCTTGAACAGGGCCAATAGGTGGTGGTTCCTGGACCATGAGCTGCGGTGGTAAACCCGGACCAGTGCTGATCACTGCACAGGGGCCCAGTTGCCCTTTGGATCGACAAGGATCAGTCCTGATTTGGCGTCTGTGATCCATCCGCCTCCAAAGATTACAGTAAAAATTGTTGCTGGTAAATATAAACCTGCCTTTAACAGCAACCGGTAAGAATTCAGTTAATATGTAATCAGCACCTGGCGGCACTGGGCTCCCGTCACACGTTCCAAATGTTGAGGAAGAACAAATATTTAATTAGAAAACCCAATAAGAGGAAGTGTcaccaaagaaaagagaaaacccTCCAATTATTAAACGGAAGGGCTGTAAttgtgct harbors:
- the LOC130517559 gene encoding inositol polyphosphate 5-phosphatase K: MDHRRQIRTDPCRSKGQLGPCAVISTGPGLPPQLMVQEPPPIGPVQGLQAESSPNQVAVESLKLTHQQADQPKTGSAPAALASISRPRPTALGTKPAPKVTRSSVDPPKEKRSVPPCIPGPQGSTVLPHSPTETSLPLSRPLGLHSPQTPTSQPYLSPTATLSPPPSLSPQQQRKVSPESPAQVQSDRSGETNDFRVHIVTWNVGSAVPPEDIASLFGPSVSEGNVDMFVIGFQEVNSMINKRLKDVLFSDQWSELCMDTLSPSGYVLVASQRMQGVLLLVFSKYRHLPFLRGVQTQSTRTGLGGCWGNKGGVSARMTVFGHPVCFLNCHLPAHMRNLEQRMEDFESILQQQQFDGGAASGVLDHDVVFWFGDLNFRIEDYDIHVVKCAIDSNKLPLLWERDQLNMAKITEPILEGFNEGQLSFPPTYKFDVGTHTYDTSAKKRKPAWTDRILWRLRRTGSPVPTHNAALQRGLTSWLGGATKVTQHLYRSHMGYTISDHKPVSASFSLHFPFRVDTPLVELQVNKEWYKVSDATVRFTVASTYQRSSWDWVAIYKVGFRHHKDYQAYTWAKGEPAAQVTFSEEDLPRDDCEYILGYYSNSLNSIVGLSAPVLIRVPLHSPTACRSDSSDDSSEDDSTLVLLAPNSRSPSPKTGKHHHHRHRRSRSPAVPALPSNPLPALQGLSLSPRSKENEARSRSPCSAAKKERLISPDAVQSPTLSPRSPVSPGSGVTAPEALIAALVGEHRPAQVSPPGVKQMGKTGEINNI